TattaggaatttttttaaacatccaTTTGCAACCAATAGGTATTGCACCTATGAGCAAATCAACAATCTTccaagtttgattttgtaaaagtgaatcaatttcaactttaattactttttacCAAACCAAAGATTCAAAAGAAGAGacagtttcatttttttttaattaacgtgagtgtccgggtcagcttgcgcgcacctcgactaatctcacggccctgaagttaacgaccatgtaagccttcagtggccctgaggtttgtgggactcgaactggtgacctctaggaAGCAAACTTAGAACCTAACCAATTGAACTACACCCCTCAGGGTTATTTGATTCAACCCCATCATTATTTGATTTAGTTGTGAATATTGGACCcaaaaatgacaaattaaagaaaatatataaatggtgCTAAATACAAATCCAAAAGTTAGCTAACAGTtctcgttttctttttcatagaaTGAGAAGTTTCATTGGAATATCAGGGGAAGATGAACAGTGcagtagaggaggaagagagttcctttgtgtgtgtgtgtgaaagaaTATAAACAGAATAAAACACTAAGAAAGCTCAGCTCTTCAATCTCACTGCGAATCTACCTCATAAAAGTTGTAGCAGAGAAACAAAGGAAAGctggaaaaacaattatggcAAAGGAAAACATCCtttatttaaatattctaaattgCAATTCCATCCAAATGCtacaaaacaaagcaaatatAGGAGGATATTTGGTTACACCTTCCACCTTTTGAATTCTCAAGCCATCAAGCCTTAAAAATTTGAGGTCTGATGAAAAATggcattaaataataataaatgaaggggaaaaaaaactaactactCACTTTtccattcaaattcaaatctgaaatctttttttattagggtTTGTATTTATCGGATTCAATCAGTATATCcgatttttaaacaaaacaactcAAATCTGCTATGTATTTAGGGTGGCAAAGAAATTCTTAGGCATGTAAAGACTTGCACTCTGCCCTCGGACAAATCATGGGACCTCCTatgaaaattattgtaaaataaaatgacaaaaagacTTTGGATCTTTTCAGCACAAAATTAAGAGCAGAAGGGTGTATGATGACAGTAACCTGAGGTCAATTTTCTGCTCTATAAATAATCTAGCGGGTGAGGTAGATTAATAGCTAGAACTGTTCACAATAACGATAATTCTCCCTGCAACACTTGAAAACTGTTTAGTTATATAACGTCATTCTTTTGAACACGTACATGTAATTAATAGACACTTGAACAATGGGGTAAGATTATTCAATATATACTTGAACAATGGTGACCCGTATGGCTTGGAATTCCTTGTGGATGCCTATTTTAGCAGGAGAAGATTGTGTGGTGAAGGAATTCCATTGTTCAAGTGTCTATTAATTACATGTACGGAATTCCAACCTCAAGATATCTCTGTTTATGGCTCTGGTGAAGCTATGGGTACGAAAACATCTATTCCATACATTCATTATCGTTATTGTgtaaatcaaaatccaaattcacTGTACACATACACTACATCAATATTATCTATATATTATGTTTAACAGTGGTGATAAACTATGAAGAAGATATAGCCATGTACACCATCAAAATAGCTGATGACCCCGAAACATACAATCGAGTTTTAATCTATCGGCCGCAGAAGAACATTGTATCTCAGCTTGAACTTATTTCCctttgggagaagaagactggAAAGACTTTTAATAGGATTCACGTCCCTGAGGATGAAATAGTGAAGCTCTCTGAAAGTAAGAAATTTTTGTTGACTcgctattttttaatatttgatgtaATTTGGCTTCTTGCCCTTTTCATTTGATTAATGGGATTCAtctgttctatatatatatatatatatatatatatatatatatatatatatatatatatatatatatatatatatatatatatattatgttttgttagaaaaaatgtcatatataatcttttttttatcccaaactACTTTGTCAGGTGATTTCTTAGCTAGCTAAGTTAGTGCAatgaatataattattattattattattttatgtataaTTAAAGAGTTAAATTTCCCATCCCATGCCAGACAAAGGTCCACTCAATTTGTTTGTGAGATTCTTTTCACCTTTTAAAAGGATTTGACTTCTTGCTAACATCTGCTGCAGCCCTTCTACATCCACAAAATATTCCAGTTTCTATTCTTCACAGTCTGTTCGTGAAGGGTGACATGATGGGGTTTGAACTGGGAGAGGATGACTTGGAGGCTTCTGGGCTATATCCAG
This window of the Populus trichocarpa isolate Nisqually-1 chromosome 13, P.trichocarpa_v4.1, whole genome shotgun sequence genome carries:
- the LOC18104308 gene encoding isoeugenol synthase 1, which produces MVVINYEEDIAMYTIKIADDPETYNRVLIYRPQKNIVSQLELISLWEKKTGKTFNRIHVPEDEIVKLSETLLHPQNIPVSILHSLFVKGDMMGFELGEDDLEASGLYPDLEFRTIDQLLDIFLTSPPDPAAAAFE